The following proteins are encoded in a genomic region of Ornithodoros turicata isolate Travis chromosome 6, ASM3712646v1, whole genome shotgun sequence:
- the LOC135397394 gene encoding inner nuclear membrane protein Man1-like, whose protein sequence is MLTRRAASMASSDANSRPAQINMACQRRDHEDDILRNRLEGLGEDVGPINDSTRYLYQKKLSRLVNGSSSRSLGHLSSDDSDADSNDLTERRRRRWTKRTTPDRSSERLSVLQSRDTEVTPLLHRFNNSLLVHRASDSCYPSCVEERGHSHWVSAALVITVALFFVFLGAAYMGVRSQKGEPAKSPKQFKTNAPYNSTLCEVDRMKNCVWKASIPRALKLSDLIQRRLQQLAGQFECGEVPARNMTYKQCLLFLQQKDSTVTEEDYKNALLLLSENPTWGIMLYDVNGAPSASPALVQTLEAIVVGKSFICCLRMAFYSVLNHIIVLTAIVFTVGGMYYGIHWYSAYKEHQRRQLYDLVEKITTMVREHADPFVAQVHVRDMVIAPSDRQRMSKLWQRAVSFLEQNESRIRTERQHIEGESYVVWRWLPGGGRSRVWQGRAFETGGSQGPRHPIPATCLKIRNMFDPDVEDEADWSVQIQNAILEKCQGNNGIVHMRVDTSSKEGCVYIKCSSLDSAGQAYRALHGSWFDGNLITVKYLRLERYHERFPEAQYCREPLQPSNALRLSLAKEEEDSL, encoded by the exons ATGCTGACGAGACGGGCAGCGAGTATGGCGAGTAGCGACGCAAACTCTCGCCCCGCACAAATAAACATGGCGTGCCAGAGACGCGACCATGAAGACGACATCCTTCGAAATCGACTTGAAGGCTTAGGAGAAGACGTTGGACCTATCAACGATTCGACGCGCTATCTGTATCAGAAAAAACTGTCGCGACTCGTTAATGGCAGCAGCAGCCGGTCGTTGGGACATTTGAGTTCGGATGACAGCGATGCGGACTCGAACGACCTCACAGAACGACGGCGACGGAGATGGACGAAAAGGACGACACCCGACAGGTCTTCGGAGCGGTTGTCGGTACTGCAGAGTCGCGACACCGAAGTTACCCCATTGCTGCACCGGTTCAACAATAGTCTTCTGGTGCATCGGGCGTCAG ACAGCTGTTATCCGTCATGCGTAGAAGAACGTGGTCATAGCCATTGGGTATCGGCTGCGCTTGTCATCACAGTGGCCCTCTTTTTCGTCTTCCTGGGTGCAGCCTACATGGGCGTACGCAGCCAAAAGG GTGAGCCAGCAAAATCACCGAAACAGTTCAAAACGAATGCACCGTACAACAGTACACTCTGTGAAGTTGACAGAATG AAAAACTGTGTTTGGAAAGCGAGCATCCCTCGAGCATTGAAGCTCTCGGACTTGATCCAGAGGAGACTTCAACAGCTGGCCG GTCAGTTtgaatgcggtgaagttcctgcCCGGAACATGACTTACAAACAGTGCCTACTTTTTCTGCAGCAAAAGGACAGCACGGTGACG GAGGAAGACTACAAAAATGCTCTTCTGCTTCTCTCTGAGAATCCCACATGGGGTATCAT GCTGTACGACGTCAACGGAGCTCCGTCAGCTTCTCCGGCTCTTGTCCAGACACTGGAGGCTATTGTGGTCGGCAAGTCTTTCATCTGTTGTTTACGGATGGCTTTCTACAGCGTCTTAAACCACATAATTGTTTTAACTGCCA TTGTGTTCACTGTAGGAGGAATGTACTATGGCATCCACTGGTACAGTGCCTATAAGGAGCACCAACGACGCCAGCTCTACGACCTTGTCGAAAAAATCACCA CGATGGTGAGGGAGCACGCTGACCCCTTTGTGGCACAGGTCCACGTGAGGGACATGGTGATCGCTCCGTCGGATCG GCAGCGAATGTCCAAGCTATGGCAACGTGCTGTTTCATTCTTGGAGCAGAACGAGTCCCGCATTAGAACAGAGAGACAACACATTGAAGGAGAAAGTTACGTAGTGTGGAGGTGGCTGCCAGGAGGGGGTCGTTCCAGGGTCTGGCAGGGGAGGGCCTTTGAGACCGGGGGATCCCAGGGACCCAGACATCCCATACCTGCCACCTGTCTCAAGATACGAAACATGTTTGATCCTGATGT AGAAGATGAGGCCGATTGGTCCGTGCAAATCCAAAATGCTATCCTGGAAAAGTGTCAGGGCAACAATGGCATTGTACATATGCGGGTAGATACATCATCAAAAGAG GGTTGTGTGTACATCAAGTGTTCATCACTGGATAGTGCTGGCCAGGCATACCGTGCACTGCATGGCTCGTGGTTTGACG GGAACCTTATCACTGTAAAGTACCTTCGTCTGGAGCGTTACCATGAACGATTTCCAGAGGCCCAGTACTGCAGGGAACCCCTCCAACCGTCCAATGCCCTGCGTCTTTCGTTGGCCAAAGAAGAGGAAGATTCCCTCTGA
- the LOC135397401 gene encoding uncharacterized protein LOC135397401 isoform X1, whose translation MATTQKGQPRISRRYVACFVFALFQTIIGIGLLAIGAADIVVTLDHDCKDKTGASFLQGVICLVSGSFATCAYLPRKVDAEGRPNRVYVAIHVLLSFLVAVISFNVVHCLASYTGERHTALFAVILTKVVLTYTCHVLGGICAGISVPDLCRDTTLPLSQERGLPKHAAPVKLPEARSHIQESPATGEKLTVVTLPEADVVYAVPEQSYVIRRVADGSYVAPPGNPRLTPFFPTYTKVPSE comes from the exons ATGGCGACTACGCAAAAAGGACAGCCAAGAATTTCGAGGCGTTACGTAGCTTGCTTCGTTTTCGCGTTGTTCCAGACTATCATCGGAATTGGTCTGTTGGCCATCGGAGCGGCCGACATCGTCGTAACGCTGGATCATGATTGCAAGGATAAGACCGGCGCTTCATTTCTCCAG GGTGTCATCTGTTTGGTTTCTGGTTCTTTCGCCACATGCGCGTACCTTCCGAGAAAAGTTGATGCGGAGGGACGGCCCAATCGAGTCTACGTTGCCATCCACGTCTTGCTCTCTTTCCTCGTGGCCGTTATCAGTTTCAATGTCGTCCACTGCTTGGCATCATACACTGGAGAACGTCACACGG CTCTGTTTGCAGTGATCCTCACTAAAGTGGTGTTGACTTACACCTGCCACGTGCTCGGTGGAATCTGTGCGGGGATCTCAGTGCCAGACCTGTGTAGAGACACGACATTGCCTCTCTCCCAAGAGCGGGGTTTGCCCAAGCAC GCAGCTCCAGTGAAACTCCCAGAAGCTCGCAGCCACATCCAAGAGTCTCCAGCCacgggtgagaaactcaccgtTGTCACCCTTCCAGAGGCGGATGTGGTATACGCCGTGCCCGAACAGAGTTACGTCATCCGACGAGTGGCCGATGGTTCTTACGTGGCACCCCCGGGAAATCCCCGGCTCACGCCATTCTTCCCCACTTACACCAAAGTGCCTTCAGAGTAG
- the LOC135397401 gene encoding uncharacterized protein LOC135397401 isoform X2, which produces MATTQKGQPRISRRYVACFVFALFQTIIGIGLLAIGAADIVVTLDHDCKDKTGASFLQGVICLVSGSFATCAYLPRKVDAEGRPNRVYVAIHVLLSFLVAVISFNVVHCLASYTGERHTVILTKVVLTYTCHVLGGICAGISVPDLCRDTTLPLSQERGLPKHAAPVKLPEARSHIQESPATGEKLTVVTLPEADVVYAVPEQSYVIRRVADGSYVAPPGNPRLTPFFPTYTKVPSE; this is translated from the exons ATGGCGACTACGCAAAAAGGACAGCCAAGAATTTCGAGGCGTTACGTAGCTTGCTTCGTTTTCGCGTTGTTCCAGACTATCATCGGAATTGGTCTGTTGGCCATCGGAGCGGCCGACATCGTCGTAACGCTGGATCATGATTGCAAGGATAAGACCGGCGCTTCATTTCTCCAG GGTGTCATCTGTTTGGTTTCTGGTTCTTTCGCCACATGCGCGTACCTTCCGAGAAAAGTTGATGCGGAGGGACGGCCCAATCGAGTCTACGTTGCCATCCACGTCTTGCTCTCTTTCCTCGTGGCCGTTATCAGTTTCAATGTCGTCCACTGCTTGGCATCATACACTGGAGAACGTCACACGG TGATCCTCACTAAAGTGGTGTTGACTTACACCTGCCACGTGCTCGGTGGAATCTGTGCGGGGATCTCAGTGCCAGACCTGTGTAGAGACACGACATTGCCTCTCTCCCAAGAGCGGGGTTTGCCCAAGCAC GCAGCTCCAGTGAAACTCCCAGAAGCTCGCAGCCACATCCAAGAGTCTCCAGCCacgggtgagaaactcaccgtTGTCACCCTTCCAGAGGCGGATGTGGTATACGCCGTGCCCGAACAGAGTTACGTCATCCGACGAGTGGCCGATGGTTCTTACGTGGCACCCCCGGGAAATCCCCGGCTCACGCCATTCTTCCCCACTTACACCAAAGTGCCTTCAGAGTAG
- the LOC135398401 gene encoding uncharacterized protein LOC135398401 isoform X2: MQREGSPVFLRYHQGSVRAVAFSPRDRYLFCSGAYDGKVNLYSAQQMELLMCYQITAMGLARNVNAVRFTSDGSRILAATTARRLAVIDVERGEQVMTYDNCAFNGRDRGSLAADPICPNMAVCSCVNGKGLTLFDLRMPLPLDFVYDLHNSIIRDVMFVHSSWPFVRSHQSAVLSLSVDGVCKVTTLDNRYLHCFEVGHSSNCITSTPEPYGSGAEDGFYSVLLVGGDNISGYIPDIGVQEQLREHGDYPIWKLRYTSNGGLLYTACDRGTVRRYRRYPDRHEFLGEVFSHKGDIQDMDISPYDEYLITASKDRSVGVLHLGAPNHGWTEYCQLS, encoded by the exons ATGCAAAGAGAAGGTTCTCCAGTTTTTTTGCGATATCACCAAGGCAGTGTCCGTGCAGTTGCTTTTAGTCCTAGG GATCGTTACCTCTTCTGCTCCGGGGCTTACGATGGCAAAGTTAACCTCTATTCGGCACAGCAGATGGAACTGCTTATGTGCTATCAG ATCACAGCCATGGGACTTGCTCGAAATGTCAATGCAGTGCGTTTCACGAGCGACGGCTCTCGA ATCTTGGCAGCCACTACGGCTCGGCGACTTGCCGTTATTGACGTCGAGAGGGGGGAGCAGGTGATGACCTATGACAATT GTGCTTTTAATGGAAGGGACAGAGGCAGTTTGGCAGCTGATCCAATTTGCCCCAACATGGCTGTCTGTAGCTGCGTTAATGGGAAG GGTCTCACTCTATTTGACTTGCGAATGCCCTTACCCCTGGACTTTGTTTACGAC CTGCACAACAGTATCATCCGTGATGTGATGTTTGTGCACAGTAGCTGGCCATTTGTGCGCAGCCATCAGAGTGCAGTTCTCTCACTTTCCGTGGATGGCGTTTGCAAG GTGACCACACTGGACAATCGTTACCTGCACTGCTTCGAAGTGGGTCACAGCTCCAACTGCATTACATCCACACCCGAGCCGTATGGCTCCGGAGCGGAAGATGGTTTCTACA GTGTACTATTGGTTGGAGGTGACAATATCTCTGGATACATACCGGATATCGGAGTCCAGGAACAACTCCGGGAACACGGAGACTACCCCATCTGGAAGCTTAG GTACACTTCCAATGGTGGCTTGCTGTACACTGCTTGTGACCGAGGAACAGTTCGTAG GTATCGACGTTACCCTGATCGGCACGAGTTCCTTGGAGAAGTTTTCAGCCATAAAGGGGATATCCAGGACATGGACATCTCTCCTTATGATGAAT ATCTGATAACGGCATCGAAGGACCGTTCTGTCGGTGTGCTTCATCTCGGGGCTCCAAATCACGGCTGGACGGAGTATTGTCAACTCTCGtaa
- the LOC135398401 gene encoding uncharacterized protein LOC135398401 isoform X1: MQREGSPVFLRYHQGSVRAVAFSPRDRYLFCSGAYDGKVNLYSAQQMELLMCYQITAMGLARNVNAVRFTSDGSRILAATTARRLAVIDVERGEQVMTYDNSVFAGAFNGRDRGSLAADPICPNMAVCSCVNGKGLTLFDLRMPLPLDFVYDLHNSIIRDVMFVHSSWPFVRSHQSAVLSLSVDGVCKVTTLDNRYLHCFEVGHSSNCITSTPEPYGSGAEDGFYSVLLVGGDNISGYIPDIGVQEQLREHGDYPIWKLRYTSNGGLLYTACDRGTVRRYRRYPDRHEFLGEVFSHKGDIQDMDISPYDEYLITASKDRSVGVLHLGAPNHGWTEYCQLS, translated from the exons ATGCAAAGAGAAGGTTCTCCAGTTTTTTTGCGATATCACCAAGGCAGTGTCCGTGCAGTTGCTTTTAGTCCTAGG GATCGTTACCTCTTCTGCTCCGGGGCTTACGATGGCAAAGTTAACCTCTATTCGGCACAGCAGATGGAACTGCTTATGTGCTATCAG ATCACAGCCATGGGACTTGCTCGAAATGTCAATGCAGTGCGTTTCACGAGCGACGGCTCTCGA ATCTTGGCAGCCACTACGGCTCGGCGACTTGCCGTTATTGACGTCGAGAGGGGGGAGCAGGTGATGACCTATGACAATT CTGTTTTTGCAGGTGCTTTTAATGGAAGGGACAGAGGCAGTTTGGCAGCTGATCCAATTTGCCCCAACATGGCTGTCTGTAGCTGCGTTAATGGGAAG GGTCTCACTCTATTTGACTTGCGAATGCCCTTACCCCTGGACTTTGTTTACGAC CTGCACAACAGTATCATCCGTGATGTGATGTTTGTGCACAGTAGCTGGCCATTTGTGCGCAGCCATCAGAGTGCAGTTCTCTCACTTTCCGTGGATGGCGTTTGCAAG GTGACCACACTGGACAATCGTTACCTGCACTGCTTCGAAGTGGGTCACAGCTCCAACTGCATTACATCCACACCCGAGCCGTATGGCTCCGGAGCGGAAGATGGTTTCTACA GTGTACTATTGGTTGGAGGTGACAATATCTCTGGATACATACCGGATATCGGAGTCCAGGAACAACTCCGGGAACACGGAGACTACCCCATCTGGAAGCTTAG GTACACTTCCAATGGTGGCTTGCTGTACACTGCTTGTGACCGAGGAACAGTTCGTAG GTATCGACGTTACCCTGATCGGCACGAGTTCCTTGGAGAAGTTTTCAGCCATAAAGGGGATATCCAGGACATGGACATCTCTCCTTATGATGAAT ATCTGATAACGGCATCGAAGGACCGTTCTGTCGGTGTGCTTCATCTCGGGGCTCCAAATCACGGCTGGACGGAGTATTGTCAACTCTCGtaa
- the LOC135398401 gene encoding uncharacterized protein LOC135398401 isoform X3, whose protein sequence is MQREGSPVFLRYHQGSVRAVAFSPRDRYLFCSGAYDGKVNLYSAQQMELLMCYQITAMGLARNVNAVRFTSDGSRILAATTARRLAVIDVERGEQVMTYDNSVFAGAFNGRDRGSLAADPICPNMAVCSCVNGKGLTLFDLRMPLPLDFVYDLHNSIIRDVMFVHSSWPFVRSHQSAVLSLSVDGVCKVTTLDNRYLHCFEVGHSSNCITSTPEPYGSGAEDGFYSVLLVGGDNISGYIPDIGVQEQLREHGDYPIWKLRYTSNGGLLYTACDRGTVRIDVTLIGTSSLEKFSAIKGISRTWTSLLMMNI, encoded by the exons ATGCAAAGAGAAGGTTCTCCAGTTTTTTTGCGATATCACCAAGGCAGTGTCCGTGCAGTTGCTTTTAGTCCTAGG GATCGTTACCTCTTCTGCTCCGGGGCTTACGATGGCAAAGTTAACCTCTATTCGGCACAGCAGATGGAACTGCTTATGTGCTATCAG ATCACAGCCATGGGACTTGCTCGAAATGTCAATGCAGTGCGTTTCACGAGCGACGGCTCTCGA ATCTTGGCAGCCACTACGGCTCGGCGACTTGCCGTTATTGACGTCGAGAGGGGGGAGCAGGTGATGACCTATGACAATT CTGTTTTTGCAGGTGCTTTTAATGGAAGGGACAGAGGCAGTTTGGCAGCTGATCCAATTTGCCCCAACATGGCTGTCTGTAGCTGCGTTAATGGGAAG GGTCTCACTCTATTTGACTTGCGAATGCCCTTACCCCTGGACTTTGTTTACGAC CTGCACAACAGTATCATCCGTGATGTGATGTTTGTGCACAGTAGCTGGCCATTTGTGCGCAGCCATCAGAGTGCAGTTCTCTCACTTTCCGTGGATGGCGTTTGCAAG GTGACCACACTGGACAATCGTTACCTGCACTGCTTCGAAGTGGGTCACAGCTCCAACTGCATTACATCCACACCCGAGCCGTATGGCTCCGGAGCGGAAGATGGTTTCTACA GTGTACTATTGGTTGGAGGTGACAATATCTCTGGATACATACCGGATATCGGAGTCCAGGAACAACTCCGGGAACACGGAGACTACCCCATCTGGAAGCTTAG GTACACTTCCAATGGTGGCTTGCTGTACACTGCTTGTGACCGAGGAACAGTTC GTATCGACGTTACCCTGATCGGCACGAGTTCCTTGGAGAAGTTTTCAGCCATAAAGGGGATATCCAGGACATGGACATCTCTCCTTATGATGAAT ATCTGA